In Benincasa hispida cultivar B227 chromosome 8, ASM972705v1, whole genome shotgun sequence, the sequence gatcTCGTCCACAGGCTATCGTTTAGCTATCGCGCTCATCGTTTACCTCTATTGTTTAGCACTGGCGCCTTATCGTCTAATGCATTCACCTATCGCTTAATGTCATCACCTATCGCTTAGCATTCCGCCTATTGTGTCGCGCGTCTGCTCGTCGTCTAGCGCTCATGCCCATCGCGTAGCACCATCATGTAGTCTATCGCTTAGCGCTCacgcatttactatacgatcgtccaaCGCCCGCCTACATGATCGTCCAGCGCCCGTgcatatctacacgatcgtctagcgcatcgcttagcttcgcgcatctgctatacgattgtctacctcatcgtttagctccctgCATTGCTACACAATCATCCAGTGTCcgcctatacgatcgcctacctcattgTATAGCGCTacccatttgctacacgatcgtctacctagcGCCTTGCGCTCAACATTTCACTTTCACTACTCTTGCTCACGCATACCCAATGCAGAAGCAACTTTTGGCAACGCCTATTGCCAATACttcaacaaatgtatcatatacaacaaaaccattaatcaaatcgaATTTCAAAGGCCATGGACACATAAAAAGTAGGCCCAAATCTAGGAGCAGAGAGACATATTGAAGTGAAACCGTAGCTggctttcattgagacatttacacaaacagttgagaagcgtaacataagaacaaaaattgttgtgagtttaaaagaggaaagagaagaagagcataCTGATCTGAACGAACGACGAACTACGAACTTCAATTCAGATTTAGACTTCAGATCAAACGACGAACGACGGCACACAAATCAGTACGTCTACCCATCGTCTAACGCAGCacggctatcgtctagtgctcaTGCCCATCACTAGCGCCATTATGTAGTCTATCGCTTCGCGCCCgcgcatctgctatacgatcatctagcgccCGCCTACACGAACGATGATCGTCCAACGCCCGCCTACATGAtcgacgatcgtctagcactgaGAAAAACGTTGAGAGGCGTAACATTGAGACATTTATACAAACAATTGAGAGGcgtaacataagaacaaaaatcgCTGTGAGTTTaagaaaggaaagagaagaagagtaTACTGATCTGGACAAACGACGAACGGCGAACTTTAGATCCGGGCCACTGGGTGCGGCGGCGCGGGTTGCATTACAAACAGACCTGCATGGAAGCCAGATCTACACCACGATAGACCTGCATGAGTTGCACGGCGGCACGGGTTACTCTACCCATTGGCAagggtttggaagagagaagtgagaaagaagagggtctaaagagggaagtgtgagaatgggaggaaaaagaaaatagggggagagtgaagaggggaaaatgaaaaaaaggggagaaaatagaaaatagggggagagtgaagagggaaaaattaagcgggtctttaatgtcggtttaaaaccgacattaaagatccatttttaaaaaaaaaaaaaaaaaacaaaaccaacattATAAAtctgatttcacttttttcaaccaaTATTAAAGgtcaaaattcttgtagtgaattaCTGAAtagaaaaagtttcaaaacaaaaatagtaatcacaAAAGCATATTATTTGGAGTTCAAAAAAACTACATAAGATATCCAGACATATGAACTAACTCTGCATCTCAAATTCAGACATACGAACTCAGACCAAATAATTCTTTAGAGTCATATTGATTGTTGAGAATGAGAAGAATGCatgcaattttcttttttatagttGTTGGATATGATGGGAAAGGAAGATGTTTGAAAGCTTTCAAAATTCTTCAACTTTtgatattcaataattaaatgataaaatttgcTTCTTCATATTTCAATCTATTAAAATACATTCAATAATTCAAACAAAGTGGAAGattcgaattttttttttcctgtgcACAACACATACAACATTAAATAATATAACTTATGAAATTATGACCTCATATTTAATAAAgacaattgcaaatatagacattagagtcaaaatattaatagatataatataatgtaaaagaaattacaaatatggtcaaatttaaatagtctatcaacgatagaccatattattggtaagaatctatcagtgataaaccatATCACTGGTAGGAGTCCATCCACGATagttctatcgttgatagacttagGAGTCCATcaatgataaaagtctatcgccaaatctatcaacgatagttgtctatatttgcaattttttaaaaatgattatacacttggttattattcttaaaaatattaCCAATTACTATTATCAAGGAGATGAAAAGTTAAATGCAACTTTCACCATGTCGAATACATGTAAACGATAAAATTGTCACCCAATGcaagactatttttttttcaaaagtatatatatttagttatatatatatatatatatatatacatacatatatatttaatttagagaaattatttcaaatagaaaaatggTTATAAGTATTTACCAATGATATTGATagaagtgtctatcaatatctattattgatagttctaaaattttaccaTATCTTTTAAATATGTTAGttgatttttctatatttgaaagcAACACTTTAATCGGTGGTAAATGGCCATAATCTATTAAAtactttttctttctaatttcaTATTCGGGATTATGAAAACCAAGAAATCGGTCGCCTCCTCCGGACGTCGGGCTTGATCGTCATCTTCATAGTAGAAGAGTAAGGAAGCTCATCGTCTATGTACCGGCATATCTTCGGATTTCGCTAAGAATCGAAGTTACTATTTGCTATTACAGACTAGCACACTTTTTTCCAAAGGTTTTCCGTCCCCTTCTTTTGCATTTAGTAAATCAACGCCGGCACGCTGCACAACTTCATGGACACGCTCAAATTCCTCACTCCTAACGGAAATTAAAGAGCTCTATTTTTTGTGCGTTGCAGTTTGAAGCCGACAATGGATGGAGAGGAGTTGACGGAGCAGGAAACTCAATTGTATGACCgccaaattagggtttggggTGCGGATGCACAGAGGAGGTATTTTCTTAGTCTTCTGTGATTTCTCTTATCTTGATTTTCAAAGTGATTGGTTTTCAATTGCAAGCTTTGAAATGCTTTTGTTCTGAGTTGAAGTTTCGTTGTGGGGTTTCGCTCGTAGGCTGAGCAAAGCTCACGTTCTAGTATGTGGAATGAAGGGGGCTGTTGCTGAGGTAATTTTTAGTTGTTAATTGAGCTGAGTCTTGGTTTGGCCTTCCATTTTGTTTATATTCAAATTAGGATTTGTTGCATTTGATGAGAGGTGCTTGTTCCTCTATCTCTTTCTCTGGGTTGTCAGTTCTGCAAGAATGTCGTTCTTGCTGGGATCGGTAGTTTGACATTGGTGGACAACCGTTTGGTGACGGAAGAAGCCCTTTCTGCCAATTTTCTAATCCCACCTGATGAGAGTGTTTTTGGCGGGAAAACTGTGGCTGAGCTTTGCTGTGATTCTTTGAAAGATTTCAACCCGATGGTACGAGTTTCAGTCGTAAAAGGTATTGCTCCGTTTCCTCTTTCATTAACTTCTTTCTTGTACTCCTAAACAATGTTGTCGTAGTTATAGAAGTCACATGTTGTTGAGCTCGTTCTGTCTGTATTTTTGTTATTGATGGTTGTAACAAATTCAATTCAAGTTCTCTAGTCCTTAATTTATTAACTTCTATATCATTTGAAGTTGTGACCCCCTGATAAAACGAAACTAAAATTTATGTTCTTCTAGGTGAACCATCGAGCTTTGATGAAGAATTTTTGAAGACGTTTGATGTTATAGTTGTCAGCTGTTGCTCCTTGGCTGAAAAAGTAGTAGCCAAGACTTCACCTTCTTTGTtgccttttttttatatattctcTCCGGGATTTAATTCTCGACATCTTTTTATTTCTGTAATTATTGTAGAAATCAGTCAATGAGAAATGCCGAAAGTTACCCAAGCGCATATCATTTTATACCGTTGACTGTAGAGATTCCTATGGTGAAATATTTGTTGATCTGCAAGACTATAAATATGCAAAGGTGACCAGTCAAAATATACTATTCTATCTTTAATTTAGATATCTGCTTATATGTGTTTGATTTCTTCTATACTTGTATAATTGTACTGCATTTTGTTGTCCCTAAGACTGTCAGCCGGAGGCATTTGTTTATGGTATGGGGTATTGAATTTTTCCTGGGCTTCGTTCATCTCAGTATTTCCTTTTGATCACTTGTTCTGTGAAGTTGGCGCTTACATTTCTTCCTTCTGGCATAAATTCATGGATAATGCTCATATCACTTTGTTCTGACATTTTCTTGACAGAAAAAACTCGAGGACACTGTGGAATGCCAATTATCATATCCAAGCTTTGAGGTATCATTTTTCTCTCTTGTTAAATATTAAACaccgagttttttttttccttttccttttccttttttttatagaaaaaaaagcTTCAGAATATATAGTCTTCTGAATCCTGATTTTCCTATGATGCACTGACACGCAATCTTACATAAGTGGAATTGGTTTTTTCTTTCACTCTTTCATTGTTTTCTACCCTTTAACTTGCTATCCTTCATATTCATCTGCCAAAAAGGACGAAGAAACTGATGCAAGTATTCTTAGCCTCTTCCATTTGAGTTCTTGAGTCCATTTGTGTGCTCACGCTTGCAGTCTGTGGCAAGAAATCTCTTTAGGCATTTCTGAAATGCAGTCTTCATTTGATCATTTGGTGTTTTGAATGTCAAGATTTGTGGAGGTGGAGGCAAACATGAAGTTGGAGGGAGCTCATTCcgatatatattatttaagagAGGAGAGGGGGTATTTAAATGACTGATGATGTTCATATACATGTTACTCATTTGT encodes:
- the LOC120082546 gene encoding SUMO-activating enzyme subunit 1B-1-like isoform X4; its protein translation is MDGEELTEQETQLYDRQIRVWGADAQRRLSKAHVLVCGMKGAVAEFCKNVVLAGIGSLTLVDNRLVTEEALSANFLIPPDESVFGGKTVAELCCDSLKDFNPMVRVSVVKGEPSSFDEEFLKTFDVIVVSCCSLAEKVKSVNEKCRKLPKRISFYTVDCRDSYGEIFVDLQDYKYAKKKLEDTVECQLSYPSFEEAISVRWKAHPRKVSKLFYALRVIERFEEAEGRNPGETSISDLPGVLKLKKDLCESQSLNEAHIPNVLLERLVTNPTEFPPVCAIIGGILGQEVIKAISGKGDPLKNFFYFDAVDGKGIIEDISSQP
- the LOC120082546 gene encoding SUMO-activating enzyme subunit 1B-1-like isoform X3, whose amino-acid sequence is MTAKLGFGVRMHRGVSLWGFARRLSKAHVLVCGMKGAVAEFCKNVVLAGIGSLTLVDNRLVTEEALSANFLIPPDESVFGGKTVAELCCDSLKDFNPMVRVSVVKGEPSSFDEEFLKTFDVIVVSCCSLAEKVKSVNEKCRKLPKRISFYTVDCRDSYGEIFVDLQDYKYAKKKLEDTVECQLSYPSFEEAISVRWKAHPRKVSKLFYALRESRTVIFVSIPALNSNHLYPVELFFPHVLCPDYSNSGFLMGAVIERFEEAEGRNPGETSISDLPGVLKLKKDLCESQSLNEAHIPNVLLERLVTNPTEFPPVCAIIGGILGQEVIKAISGKGDPLKNFFYFDAVDGKGIIEDISSQP
- the LOC120082546 gene encoding SUMO-activating enzyme subunit 1B-1-like isoform X5, encoding MDGEELTEQETQLYDRQIRVWGADAQRRLSKAHVLVCGMKGAVAEFCKNVVLAGIGSLTLVDNRLVTEEALSANFLIPPDESVFGGKTVAELCCDSLKDFNPMVRVSVVKGEPSSFDEEFLKTFDVIVVSCCSLAEKKSVNEKCRKLPKRISFYTVDCRDSYGEIFVDLQDYKYAKKKLEDTVECQLSYPSFEEAISVRWKAHPRKVSKLFYALRVIERFEEAEGRNPGETSISDLPGVLKLKKDLCESQSLNEAHIPNVLLERLVTNPTEFPPVCAIIGGILGQEVIKAISGKGDPLKNFFYFDAVDGKGIIEDISSQP
- the LOC120082546 gene encoding SUMO-activating enzyme subunit 1B-1-like isoform X1, which codes for MDGEELTEQETQLYDRQIRVWGADAQRRLSKAHVLVCGMKGAVAEFCKNVVLAGIGSLTLVDNRLVTEEALSANFLIPPDESVFGGKTVAELCCDSLKDFNPMVRVSVVKGEPSSFDEEFLKTFDVIVVSCCSLAEKVKSVNEKCRKLPKRISFYTVDCRDSYGEIFVDLQDYKYAKKKLEDTVECQLSYPSFEEAISVRWKAHPRKVSKLFYALRESRTVIFVSIPALNSNHLYPVELFFPHVLCPDYSNSGFLMGAVIERFEEAEGRNPGETSISDLPGVLKLKKDLCESQSLNEAHIPNVLLERLVTNPTEFPPVCAIIGGILGQEVIKAISGKGDPLKNFFYFDAVDGKGIIEDISSQP
- the LOC120082546 gene encoding SUMO-activating enzyme subunit 1B-1-like isoform X2 — its product is MDGEELTEQETQLYDRQIRVWGADAQRRLSKAHVLVCGMKGAVAEFCKNVVLAGIGSLTLVDNRLVTEEALSANFLIPPDESVFGGKTVAELCCDSLKDFNPMVRVSVVKGEPSSFDEEFLKTFDVIVVSCCSLAEKKSVNEKCRKLPKRISFYTVDCRDSYGEIFVDLQDYKYAKKKLEDTVECQLSYPSFEEAISVRWKAHPRKVSKLFYALRESRTVIFVSIPALNSNHLYPVELFFPHVLCPDYSNSGFLMGAVIERFEEAEGRNPGETSISDLPGVLKLKKDLCESQSLNEAHIPNVLLERLVTNPTEFPPVCAIIGGILGQEVIKAISGKGDPLKNFFYFDAVDGKGIIEDISSQP